TGAGAAGCGGTACGCTTGAGAATGGGTGTGTCCATTTTATCGGGGGAGGATCAGCCAAACTGCGGCCTGCTGATGCAGAGCGTTATGCGTAAAAGAAGGTTATGAGTATTAAATTATCTGAAATTTTAACTTTCGAAAATCCAAGTGAATATAAAGTTCATTTGGCCAATTGGAATGGTAGCAATCAGCCATTGGATATATTTGTCTCAGATAAAGAAAGATGGAAAGGTTGGAATTCTTGGCGGGGAGAAAACGATGACTTTAACCGTAGGTATATATTCAGCTTAATTGATTTCTATCACGAACCAAATGTCTGGCTATTTGGTGGTGTGTATGAAGTAACTAAAAGACTAAATGTAACTAGAGACAAAGGTTATGAAGTCGAGTTAACAGACCAATTCAGCCCTTTCATAGGTAGGCTGAAAATCAGATGGGCCAGGTCCGGTCGTGCCAAGTCAAGGCGTTTAGAAAATTACGTTGATGAATATGAGGTATCAGAAATACTAAAGGAAGAATATACCGGTGAGGCATTCTGTGGTTACGAACATATCAACCATGATTTCCATGTATTAGAAGCCATATTTTTATCTGCCAAGCCGGACTGGAAAGCGGCCCTAGAAAATGTAAAAGGCGTGTATCTAATTATGGATAAACACAACGGAAAAAAATATGTTGGTTCAGCCTATGGTGGCGCTGGAATATGGTCACGTTGGTCATGCTACATGGGTAACGGCCATGGGCATAATGATGAGCTTACTAAACTTATAAAAAAGCGAGGCATGGAGTATGCTCGTCAAAATTTTAGATTTTCGTTGCTAGAGTATCGCCCAATGAAAACAGATGACGCAGAAATATTAGCCCGTGAAAGCTATTGGAAAGAAGCTCTTCTTTCTAGAGGTGAATTCGGATACAACGCAAACTAAAGCGCATAACAAGGCAAATTCACGCGGACAAATTTCCGCAACATTCGTTTGTGCTATGAATAGCGCAAGCCTCACATTGCTACAACCGGTGATTTGCGGCGCTAGCCAACTCAACAACCCTATACGCATATGAAGATCATCAAACCAATTCGCGCCACACGAACGTTTACTCAACGGCTTGTTTCAGAGCCGGCCACAGTATTTCCTTTGCTCTGCCCTGTCCGTGAGGCCGACTGGATCGAAGGCTGGAACCCGCCATTAGTCATTTCGTCATCAGGTGTCGCGGAGACTGATTGTGTCTTTACCACATCGTCCGAACCCATCAATGCGGTGTGGTATATCACTCGCCACGAGCCTAGCACTGGTTTCGTCGAGATGCTCAAGATCACACCTGAGGTCACCGCATGCAGACTGACAATTCAGCTTCGCGCTGCCGGCAATGGAAGCGAGGCCGACATCACTTACTCACACACTAGCCTCGGGCCTGAGGGTGACAAGTTTGTCGCCTCTTTCACTGAAGACTTTTATCGTCAGTTCATGCAGGACTGGGAGTCACGGATCAATCACTATTTGCGACACGGCAAAGCACTGAGTGCAGCAGATGACTAACCCATCATGCCACCGGTTCCGCGTGAAGAACCGCGCAAGCCAGCAAGTTCAAACATTATGCGTGAGGTAGTGTTCCATGCTGGCAGTAATATTTAAGGCTGAGATAAATGAACTCGATGAGGAGTATTTTGCTACGGCCAAGCGGATGCGAGAACTGGCTGAAGGCAAATATGGCTGCATTGGGTTCACCAGTGCAACTGAAGGTGCGCTGGAAATATCCGTTTCTTATTGGAAAAATGAACATGATATTGAAAAATGGCGAAAAGACCCCGAGCATCTTTCGGCCCAGACCACGGGACGAGAAAAATCGTATAAATCATATAGTGTCGAAATCACAGAAATATTGCGCAGTACCGCAAAGCAAGCTGCAAGTAAGGCATAACGCTAACGTCACACCAACCACAATCAGACACAACCAACATGACATTTAACGTTTTCAAAGTTTAACCATGAACTGCATCCTTCCCAGCTCATAAAAAAACCGGCCCACAGGCCGGTTTAGTTTTTCATCCGCAACACTTCGCCATTTATTACGGCGAAATCGCCAGCATGGTGTCCAGAGCTTTTTTCGCCAGGGCGGCTTCTTCGGGGGCGACTTTGATTTGGTTGACCACTTTGCCTTCCAGCAGATTTTCCAGCGTCCACGCCAGGTGTTGTGGATCGATGCGGAACATGGTGGAACACATGCAGACGGTGGGTGCCATGAAGTGAACTTTTTTGTCTTGCGCCTTGCCTTGTTCGGCCAGACGATTGACCAGATTCAATTCGGTGCCCACCAGCCAGCGTGAGCCCGGCTCGCTGTCTTTGATGACGTTGATGATGTATTCGGTGGAGCCAACGAAATCGGATTTCTGGCAAACCTCGAACGCATTTTCCGGATGGGAAATCACTTTACCTTCGGGATATTTGGCGCGGAAGTTATCGATGTGTTCGGGGCGGAACATCTGGTGCACCGAACAAAAACCTTTCCACAAAATCATTTTGGCATTGCGTACCTGCTCAACCGTCAGGCCGCCATTGGGCAGATTGAAATCCCACACCACCATTTGTTCCAGCGGAATGCCCATCTTGAACGCTGTGTTGCGGCCCAGATGTTGATCGGGGAAAAACAGAATTTTTTCGCGACGGCTAAACGACCATTCCAGCACGTGACGCGCATTGGTGGAGGTACACACCACGCCTTCGTGACGACCGCAGAAAGCTTTTAAATCGGCAGCGGAATTGATGTAGGTCACCGGGGTGATGCTGGATTCGGCCTGGCCGTCGAGCATGACGTTCAGCTCTGCCCAGGCGCGTTCAACATTGGCCAGATTGGCCATGTCGGCCATGGAGCAGCCCGCCGCCAGATCCGGCAGTATGGCAACCTGATTCGGACCGGAAAGAATGTC
This genomic stretch from Gammaproteobacteria bacterium harbors:
- a CDS encoding GIY-YIG nuclease family protein, giving the protein MSIKLSEILTFENPSEYKVHLANWNGSNQPLDIFVSDKERWKGWNSWRGENDDFNRRYIFSLIDFYHEPNVWLFGGVYEVTKRLNVTRDKGYEVELTDQFSPFIGRLKIRWARSGRAKSRRLENYVDEYEVSEILKEEYTGEAFCGYEHINHDFHVLEAIFLSAKPDWKAALENVKGVYLIMDKHNGKKYVGSAYGGAGIWSRWSCYMGNGHGHNDELTKLIKKRGMEYARQNFRFSLLEYRPMKTDDAEILARESYWKEALLSRGEFGYNAN
- a CDS encoding antibiotic biosynthesis monooxygenase; this encodes MLAVIFKAEINELDEEYFATAKRMRELAEGKYGCIGFTSATEGALEISVSYWKNEHDIEKWRKDPEHLSAQTTGREKSYKSYSVEITEILRSTAKQAASKA
- the nadA gene encoding quinolinate synthase NadA; protein product: MGAEAVAIQPFFAMKDDECHARIRAAKEKLGKRLVILGHHYQRQEVFQYADYTGDSLKLSRMAAQSDAEFIVFCGVHFMAEVADILSGPNQVAILPDLAAGCSMADMANLANVERAWAELNVMLDGQAESSITPVTYINSAADLKAFCGRHEGVVCTSTNARHVLEWSFSRREKILFFPDQHLGRNTAFKMGIPLEQMVVWDFNLPNGGLTVEQVRNAKMILWKGFCSVHQMFRPEHIDNFRAKYPEGKVISHPENAFEVCQKSDFVGSTEYIINVIKDSEPGSRWLVGTELNLVNRLAEQGKAQDKKVHFMAPTVCMCSTMFRIDPQHLAWTLENLLEGKVVNQIKVAPEEAALAKKALDTMLAISP